From one Nymphalis io chromosome 19, ilAglIoxx1.1, whole genome shotgun sequence genomic stretch:
- the LOC126776149 gene encoding dynein regulatory complex protein 11, translating into MSNKTYNDLLCNTSELIVEATQADEAVFEAGSAERSTFQPLLSELRVRYTVLLSRLDAVYDQLLQPQKRLIVKRLLEACLGRLLEIKHELVELHLSDFTYDDDEALHKLAVTPQEAEPCIPQYFVREREEEVERRHNFIIDTLRKLGYEPPKPKPLVLTEQQAVIIIQSHERARQGRLRGQFMKEIRLLKEKGRDQKGEMSSSAATAIQKVWRGFIARRDTRRRKQQEQLLIGMALPAYSESKAVARSEEVKQIRRNLQKERDSKYQDALIKIEEQLRAQHGVKINERIGDELRRWISEYYERTGKLPEFPSEEGGGSRAMFSRQGTGIDSDLSKSSPVSSKDSKKSKESKDKKNNKTEESKNKDEADDLKNFKCTPSAFLEDMVNANEEYEDIWKFRDDDVIKHEEYDKDMIERDKMLKIEQEIRNIVDEMMRSELELLQAAFDRDRAHKGKKTKKPQKKVRRGGKKSKKKKEKDLTPDRTTESLFEELVSNGIIRPYPFVRIDDFIGEKSYAASEWRDQGREPSPCLGDIRQLVKEYCILPLGSEAVRANSPLVRSVLITGPSGSGKKMLVHAICSEVGAMLFDLTPANIVGKYPGKSGLIMLIHLVMKVSRLLQPSVVWMDDAEKPFVKKSPKTDKTDPKRLKKDLVKIIKGICPEDRVLFIGTCRTPWEAEQKLLFQCYSKVIQIPRADYGSISLMWQTQLHKAGALSPKLELSCLSRVCDSYTIGTLLSALNSVLTTKRRLQLRVRALTAQEVAIQLSSLEPVYAEHDIAAESWWLKTPMERRRLRVLQRLLELEQENEERAAAGK; encoded by the exons ATGTCTAATAAAACGTACAACGATCTGCTCTGTAATACATCGGAACTAATAGTTGAAGCGACCCAAGCTGATGAAGCGGTTTTCGAAGCGGGTAGTGCTGAAAGATCAACATTCCAGCCGCTGTTATCAGAGTTACGTGTTAGGTACACAGTATTGCTATCAAGACTTGATGCAGTATACGATCAACTATTGCAGCCACAAAAGCGCTTAATTGTAAAGCGGCTGCTTGAAGCTTGCTTAGGAAGACTTTTGGAGATAAAACACGAACTGGTAGAGCTTCACTTGTCTGACTTTACATATGACGATGATGAG gcGTTACACAAATTAGCAGTTACACCCCAAGAAGCGGAACCCTGTATACCACAATATTTTGTAAGAGAAAGAGAAGAAGAAGTTGAAAGGCGTCACAACTTCATCATTGACACGTTGAGAAAACTCGGTTATGAACCCCCTAAACCCAAACCCTTGGTGCTCACTGAACAGCAGGCTGTGATTATTATACAAAGTCATGAAAGAGCAAGACAGGGTCGCTTAag aGGTCAATTTATGAAGGAAATTCGTCTCTTGAAAGAAAAAGGCCGCGATCAAAAAGGCGAAATGTCATCGTCAGCTGCCACTGCTATACAAAAAGTTTGGAGAGGGTTTATTGCTAGAAGAGATACTCGAAGGAGAAAACAGCAAGAACAACTTTTGATTGGTATGGCACTACCAGCGTACTCTGAGTCCAAAGCTGTTGCCAGGTCTGAGGAG GTAAAGCAGATTCGACGTAATCTTCAAAAAGAACGGGACAGTAAATATCAAGatgctttaattaaaattgaagaaCAGCTTCGAGCTCAACACGGAGTGAAGATTAATGAGCGTATCGGTGATGAACTACGACGATGGATATCAGAGTACTATGAAAGAACTGGTAAATTACCAGAATTTCCATCGGAAGAAGGTGGAGGTAGCAGAGCTATGTTCAGTCGTCAAG gAACTGGAATTGACAGTGATCTAAGTAAATCGTCACCAGTATCTTCAAAAGATTCAAAAAAGAGTAAAGAAAGCAAAgacaaaaagaataataaaacagaAGAGAGCAAGAATAAAGACGAAGCAGATGATTTGAAGAACTTTAAATGTACACCGTCAGCTTTTCTTGAAGACATGGTTAATGCAAATGAAGA GTATGAAGACATATGGAAATTTAGAGATGATGACGTCATAAAGCACGAAGAATATGACAAGGatatgatagaaagagataaaatgttaaaaattgagCAAGAAATACGTAATATAGTTGACGAAATGATGAGAAGCGAGCTCGAACTCCTACAAGCAGCTTTTGATAGAGATAGAGCTCACAAGGGTAAAAAGACTAAAAAACcgcaaaaaaaa GTGCGAAGGGgaggtaaaaaaagtaaaaagaagaAGGAAAAAGATTTAACACCAGATAGAACTACTGAATCATTATTTGAAGAATTAGTAAGTAACGGTATCATTCGTCCCTACCCTTTTGTCAGAATAGATGACTTCATTGGAGAGAAAAGCTATGCAGCATCTGAATGGCGAGACCAAGGTCGAGAACCTTCCCCGTGTTTGGGAGATATACGCCAACTCGTGAAAGAATATTGCATTCTTCCGTTAGGATCTGAAGCTGTTAGAGCAAATTCTCCGCTTGTTCGATCAGTACTAATTACAg GACCTTCAGGAAGTGGTAAGAAAATGTTAGTTCATGCGATATGCAGTGAAGTAGGCGCTATGCTTTTTGACTTAACTCCTGCAAACATAGTAGGAAAATATCCAGGAAAGTCAGGACTCATCATGCTTATACATCTTGTTATGAAAGTATCAAGACTTCTCCAACCATCTGTTGTTTGGATGGATGACGCTGAAAAACCTTTTGTGAAGAAGAGCCCGAAGACCGATAAGACAGATCCAAAAAGACTAAAAAAGGACTTAGTTAAGATAATAAAAG GAATTTGTCCAGAAGACCGTGTATTATTTATAGGCACGTGTAGAACTCCTTGGGAAGCTgaacaaaaacttttatttcaatGCTATTCAAAAGTAATACAAATACCGAGAGCAGATTATGGTAGTATTTCTTTAATGTGGCAGACGCAGCTTCATAAGGCTGGTGCTTTATCACCGAAGCTGGAACTGTCTTGTTTGTCACGAGTTTGTGATTCGTATACCATCG GTACTTTACTATCTGCTCTTAATTCTGTTCTTACAACTAAGAGGCGGTTGCAGTTACGTGTACGTGCTCTTACCGCCCAAGAGGTGGCTATTCAACTCAGTTCACTGGAACCTGTCTACGCTGAACAT GATATAGCAGCTGAGTCATGGTGGCTAAAAACTCCAATGGAAAGAAGGCGTCTAAGAGTTTTGCAAAGGTTGTTGGAATTAGAACAAGAAAACGAAGAAAGAGCTGCTGCCGGAAAGTAA